CGACCACGACGACGCGCCCGGGCCACCGCCGTGGAGCAGGACGATCGTGGTGTCGTTGCCGACACCGGCCTCGTGGTAGTGCAGGCGCAGGTCGTCGCGGACCTGCGCGAAACGGGAGGTCGACTCGTAGGTGATCTCGTCGATTGCGGTCACATCCACCCCTAGACCATCGTGTCGGTGATCGGCAGACCGAACTCGGCGGCACCGAACATCACGTAGGCGCGCTCGGCGTCATTGGCGGCGTGCACACGACCGGCGTGCGCGTCGCGCCAGAAACGCTGGATGGGTGTGCCGTCCGCGAGTGCGGTGGCACCCGAGTTCTCGAAGAGACGGTCGATCGACGTGATTGCACGGCCGGTCGCGCGGACCTGGTCGCGACGCGCCCGCAGCCGCAGTTCCATCGGAACCTCCTCGCCGGCGAGGAGGTGGGCGTACTCGTCGGCGACGTTGCCCGACAGCTGGCGCCAGGCCGCGTCGATGTCGCTGGAGGCCTCGGCGATGCGCACCTTGGCGAACGGATCGTCCTTGGCTTTCTCGCCGGCGTACGCCGCACGGACACGCTTGCCCTGGTGTTCGACGTGCGCCTCGTACGCGCCGTAGGCCATGCCGACGATGGGCGTCGAGATGGTCGTGGGATGGATGGTGCCCCACGGCATCTTGTAGACGGGTGCGGTGTTGCGCTCGAGCCCGGGCGAGGCGAGGTCGTTCATGGCCTTGAAGCTGAGGAAGCGGTGGCGCGGGACGAAGACGTCCTTGACCTTGATCGTGTTGGATCCGGTGCCGCGCAGGCCGACCACGTGCCACACGTCGTCGATCTCGTACTCGGAACGAGGGATCAGGAAGCTGCCGAAGTCGACGGGGCGGCCGTCCTTGATGACCGGGCCACCGACGACGACCCAGCTCGCGTGGTCGCATCCGGACGACCAGGCCCACGCACCGTTGACCTTGTATCCGCCGTCGACGACCTCACCGGCACCCATGGGCGCGTAGGACGAGGAGATGCGGACGTCGGTGTCGTCGCCCCAGACCTCTTCCTGGGCCTGCTGGTCGAAGAGTGCGAGGTGCCAGTTGTGGACGCCGATGATGCCGGAGACCCATCCGGTCGAGCCGCACGCGCTCGCGATGTTGCGCACCGCGGTGAAGAAGGTGACGGGATCGGCCTCGTATCCACCCCACTGGGCCGGTTGCAGAAGTTTGAAGAAGCCGGCCTCCTGGAGCTCCTTGATCGAGTCGTCGGGCACCCGGCGCAGATTCTCGGCCTCCTGCGCACGTTCTCGCAGCGTGGGCAGCAGAGCGTCGATCCGCTGCAGTACCTCGTGGCTGTCGTGGTCACCCACTGGACGCTCCCGTCTGTTCAGGAATTGATCGCTTGTACCGAGACTAGAACATGTTCTTATTCGTGTCGAGACGCGCCGCACCCGCAGGTAGACAATCTCTGTGGCGGGACCAAAGTCCCCGAACCCTTCCCCTCGGGACGCGAATTCTATAACGTGTTCTAGAAGAGATTTCCGGAGGGAAGTGAGCGGACATGGCACAGATTCGCGAGATCGACGTCGGAGAGGTCCGGACGCGTTTCGCGCGAGGCTGGCACTGCCTCGGCCTCAGTCGCACGTTCAAGGACGGCAAGCCTCACGCCGTCGAGGCCTTCGGCACGAAACTCGTGGTGTGGGCCGACAGCAACGGCGACGCGAAGGTGCTCGACGCGTACTGCCGCCACATGGGCGGCGACCTGTCACAGGGCGAGATCAAGGGCGATTCGGTTGCGTGCCCGTTCCACGACTGGCGCTGGGGCGGCAACGGCAAGTGCACGGACATCCCGTACGCCAAGCGTGTTCCCCCGCTGGCCCGCACCCGTTCGTGGATCACGATGGAGAAGCACGGCCAGCTGTTCGTGTGGAACGACCCCGAGGGCAACACCCCGCCTCCGGAGGTCACCATCCCCGAGATCGAGCAGTACGGCTCGGACGAGTGGACGGACTGGACCTGGAACCAGATCCGGATCGAAGGTTCCAACTGTCGCGAGATCATCGACAACGTCGTCGACATGGCGCACTTCTTCTACATCCACTACGCCTTCCCCACGTTCTTCAAGAACGTCTTCGAGGGGCACATCGCGGAGCAGTACCTCAACACCCGCGGCCGGCCGGACAAGGGTATGGCGACGCAGTACGGGCTGGAGTCGACGCTCGAGTCGTACGCGGCCTATTACGGCCCCTCCTACATGATCAATCCGCTGAAGAACAACTACGGTGGGTACCAGACCGAATCCGTGCTGATCAACTGCCACTACCCGATCACGCACGATTCGTTCATGCTGCAGTACGGCATCATCGTCAAGAAGCCGCAGGGCATGTCACCCGAGCAGTCCGACGTGCTGGCCGCCAAGCTCACCGAGGGTGTCGGCGAGGGCTTCCTGCAGGACGTCGAGATCTGGAAGAACAAGACAAAGATCGACAATCCTCTGCTGTGCGATGAGGACGGTCCGGTCTACCAGCTCCGCCGCTGGTACGAGCAGTTCTACGTCGACGTCGCCGACGTGACGGAGAAGATGACGGGCCGCTTCGAGTTCGAGGTCGACACCGCCAAGGCCAACGAGGCCTGGGAGAAGGAGGTCGCCGAGAATCTCGAGCGTAGGAAGCGCGAGGAAGAACAGGGCAAGCAGGAAGCGGAGGTGTGACGATGAGTGCCTCGACCCGGCGGAGCAGATGGGCGAAGTCCCCGGACTTCTCCCAGTGGCCCGAGCGGGCCGAGGCCGTCGCCGCCCAGACCGCGATCGACAAGATCAACTATCTGGATTCGGGTCAGCACGAGGTGCAGTGCCGCGAGTGCGGCACCTGCGTGCTGGTGCGCAAGAACAGCCTGTCGCACACGAGCGTGCAGTGGCAGGAGGATCCGGACACCGTGTGCCCGACCTTCCGCGAGACCGCCTCGCTCCGAGGCTTGTCCATCACACCGCGCGAAGGGTGTCCGCGGCTCCGGGAGAGCATCGACCGGGCCGTGCTCGACGGCACCCTTCCCGTACCGGACGGATCACCCACCTGACCGATTCCGACCCCGATCGACCCCGCGACGGCACCGTCCCTATCGGACGGTGCCGTCGCTCGTCGTCGGCCGGCGATATCGCGTTCCAGTGTCGGCGTCACCGCGTCTTCGCTTCACGTCCAGGACTCTTCGCATTCGGGGATGGACTCGGCACCGCCATTTCTATAACGTGTTCTACATGACGAAGCAGGAGTACGACATCGTTGTCGTCGGCAGCGGTGCCGGCGGAATGACCGCCGCCATCACCGCAGCCCGCAAGGGCGCCGACGTGGTCCTGATCGAGAAGGCGTCGCGCTACGGCGGGTCGAGCGCCCGATCGGGCGGCGGTGTGTGGATTCCCAACAACGAGGCACTGAAGTCCGCCGGGGTGGACGACACCCCCGAAGAAGCCCGGAAGTACCTCCACAGCATCATCGGCGACGGCGTACCTGCCGAGAAGATCGACACCTACATCGATCGCGGACCGGAGATGCTCTCCTTCGTCCTGAAGAACAGCGCCCTCGAACTGCAATGGGTACCGGGCTATTCCGACTACTACCCCGAGGCGCCGGGCGGACGTCCCAGTGGCCGTTCGGTTGAACCGGCGCCCTTCGACGGCCGCCGTCTCGGCGAGGATCTCGCTCTCCTCGAACCCGACTACGCCCGAGCTCCCAAGAACTTCGTCATCACCCAGGCCGACTACAAGTGGCTGAACCTGCTCATGCGGAATCCGCGCGGACCGGTTCGCGCCATGCGGGTCGGCGCTCGGTTCGTCTGGGCGAACATCACCAAGAAGCACCTGCTCGTCCGAGGCCAGGCGCTCATGGCCGGGCTGCGGATCGGTCTGCGCGACGCCGGTGTGCCCCTGCTACTGGAGACGGCGCTCACCGACCTCGTCGTCGAGGACGGGGTCGTGCGCGGCGTCGAGGTGGTCGCGAACGGCGAGAAGTGCGTCATCCGTGCCCGCAAGGGCGTGATCCTCGCAAGCGGCGGTTTCGAGCACAACGCCGAGATGCGGGCGCAGTACCAGCGTCAGCCGATCGGCACCGAGTGGACCGTGGGCGCGAAGGCGAACACCGGAGACGGCATCCGCGCCGGACAGAAGCTGGGCGCCGCAGTCGATTTCATGGACGATGCCTGGTGGGGACCGTCCTTCACTCTCACCGGCGGCCCGTGGTTCGCACTGTCGGAACGCAGCCTCCCCGGGTGCCTCATGGTCAACGCCGCAGGCAAGCGTTTCGTCAACGAGTCGGCGCCCTACGTCGAAGCGACGCATGCGATGTACGGCGGCAAGCACGGCCGCGGCGAGGGACCGGGCGAGAACATCCCCAGCTGGCTGATCCTCGATCAGCGCTACCGCGACCGCTACACCTTCGCCGGCATCACCCCCCGCACTCCCTTCCCCCGCCGGTGGCTCGAGGCCGGGGTGCTCGTCAAGGCCGGTTCCGTCGCCGAACTCGCCGAGAAGATCGGGGTACCGGCCGACGCCCTCACCGAGACGGTGCAGCGGTTCAACGGCTTCGCCCGGGCCGGCAAGGACGAGGACTTCGGCCGCGGCGAATCCCACTACGACCACTACTACGGGGATCCGCGCAACAAGCCGAATCCGAGCCTCGGCGTGGTCGACAAGGCCCCGTTCTACGCGTTCAAGGTGGTCCCCGGCGATCTCGGCACCAAGGGCGGGCTCGTCACCGATGTCCATGGCCGGGTGGTGCGCGAGGACGGCAGCGTGATCGACGGCCTGTACGCGACCGGTAACGCCAGCTCCCCGGTCATGGGTCACACCTACGCCGGGCCCGGCGCCACCATCGGACCGGCGATGACCTTCGGCTATCTCGCGGCCCTGGACATCCTGGACCGCACGCGTGACGAACGTGCCGAAGAGCTGCGAGAATCCGCCGACACCGTGTGACCCGATCGACTCGCGTTCGAGCCGTAGAAAGGAAGTACCCGTGCCCATCGATCCCTCGGTTGCCGTCGGAGCCGAACTGCCCGCTCAGGAGTTCGAGTGGAGCAGCACCGATGTCCAGCTCTACAACCTCGGCATCGGTGCCGGGTCCCATCCCACCGACGCGGGTGAACTGCGTTACCTCCGGGACAGGGGTCCCCAGGTACTCCCCACCTTCGCGACCGTCGCCGCGACCTTCCACCAGGTCGAGCCGCCGAAGGTCTCGTTCCCCGGGATCGAGATCGATCTCGCCAAGGTCGTCCACGGCAGCCAGGAGGTGACCGTGCACGCGCCCATCCCCGCTTCGGGCAAGGGCCGCACGGTCACCCGCATCGCCGAGGTGTGGGACAAGGGCAAGGCCGCGGTCGTCGTGCAGGAATCGGTGACCGAGGATCTCGACGGCAATCCCCTGTGGACCGCGCGGTCGTCGATCTTCGCCCGCGGTGAGGGTGGTTTCGGCGGCGAGCGCGGCCCGTCGGAGTCGGTGGAGTATCCCGATCGTGAACCGGACGCCGAGTTCGACGTGCCGACCCTTCCACAGCAGGCGCTGCTCTACCGCCTGTGCGGCGACCGCAATCCCCTCCACTCCGATCCCGAGTTCGCATCCGCGGCGGGCTTCCCGGCACCGATTCTGCACGGGCTGTGCACCTACGGCATCGTGTGCAAGGCGGTGACCGACGGTCTGCTCGACGCCGACGCATCGCGCGTGAAGGGATTCCGCGCCCGGTTCGCCGGTGTGGTCTTCCCCGGCGAGACCCTCCGGGTGCGCGTGTGGAACGACGGCGACCGCAAACTCGTGACCGTCTCCGTCATCGAACGCGATCTCGACCCTGCCCTGGCCGACGTGGTACTCACCGTGGCGTGATCGCCACGCCCTCCCGAAAGAGCGACATTCGAACATGACACTTCGTGATTCGTCGCCGCGCCTGTCGCGGCGCGGTTTCCTCGCGGCCGGCGCCGGTGCGTTGGCGGTCTCCGCCCTCGGTGGATGGACCCCGGTACATGCCGTCCCCTCCGGGTCCGCGGCCTCGACGCTCCCCACTCCCCCGGTGTTCCCCGACGGCATCGATCTCTACCAGCAGGCGTACCAGAACTGGTCCAAGGAGATCATGCTGGACGCCATCTGGACCTGCGCGCCTCGCACCCCCGACGACGTGGTGCGCCTGGTGAACTGGGCGCACGAGAACGGATACACCATCCGTCCGCGCGGGGCCATGCACGGCTGGACACCGCTGACGATCGTCAACGGCGCACCCGTCGACCGGGTGATCCTCGCCGACACCATGCTCCATCTCGACTGGGTCCAGGTGAACCCCGGAGGCTCCCCCGCGACCGTCACGGCAGGTCCCGGCGCGACGCTCGACGTCATCACCACTGCATTGCAGGACCACGGTCTCGGACTCGCGAATCTTCCTGCGCCCGGGGTGTTGTCGATCGCCGGGGCGCTCGCCGTCAACGCGCACGGCGCCGCCCTGCCCGCCAACGGTGAATCCACCCTCCCCGGTCACACCTTCGGGTCGCTGAGCAATCTCGTGACCGAACTGACCGCCGTCGTGTGGGACGGCAGCGCCTACGCACTGCGTACCTTCACCCGCGCCGATCCCGAGATCACCCCGCTGCTCACGCATCTCGGCCGGACGTTCATCACGTCCGTCACGTTGCAGGCCGGACCGAACTATCGCATGCGCTGCCAGTCCTTCACCGACATCACCTGGCAGGAACTGTTCTCCCCCGCCGGTTCGCCGGGTCGGACCTTCGAGTCGTTCGTCGATTCGGCGGGGCGGGCCGAGGCGATCTGGTATCCGTTCACGGAACGTCCGTGGATGAAGGTGTGGTCGCTCGCACCGGAGAAGCCGGCCACCTCGCGGGAGGTCACCGGGCCGTACAACTACCCGTTCTCCGACAACGTGCCCGAACCGATCACCGACCTGCTGGGGCACATCACGGCCGGGAACACTTCGATCGCACCGGCTTTCGGTCAGACCTATTACGGCGTGACCGTGGCCGGTCTCGCAGCGACGGGATCGTCCGACATCTGGGGCTGGTCGAAGGATCTGCAGTTCTACATCAAGGCGACCACCCTGCGACTGACCGAGGGTGGCGGTGCGGTGCTCACGAACCGCACCAACATCGCCAACGTGATCCACGACTTCGCGCACTGGTTCTCCGAGCGCATCGAGCACTACCGCAGCCTGGGACAGTTCCCTCTCAACGGTCCGGTCGAAATCCGGTGCTGCGGACTGGATCGGCCGGAGGACGTCCTCGTCCCGTCGGCGGGACCGCCGACGATCGCGTCGACCCGCCCGCGTCCCGACCACCCGGAATGGGACACCGCCATCTGGCTCAACGTTCTCGGTGTCCCGGGAACTCCCGGCATGTTCGCCTTCTACCGGGAGATGGAGCAGTGGATGCGGCAGCGGTACAACGGAAGCGACTCGACCTTCCGGCCGGAATGGTCGAAGGGCTGGGCGTTCGGTCCCGACCTGCCGTACACCGACGAGCAGATCCTGACGCAGGGCCTGCCCGACACCTACCGGGAAGGTGTTCCCTCGGACGAGAACTGGGATTCGGCTCGCGCGGTCTACAACCGTCTCGATCCGCATCGGGTCTTCAGCAACACCTTCATCGACACCCTGCTCCCCTGATCTCCCACGGGCGTCCTCGCTCACCACGGGCACAGCGCAGTCCTTTGCTAGGGTTCGCACCATGCGGAACGTGCGAAGGTGGATCGGTGCTGCTGCTGTGCCCGTGCTGGTTCTCGCGGGAGGTGTGACACTCGCGGGAACCGCGGTGGCCCTTCCCGACACGGGTTCGGTCGCCGTGTCGAACGGCACCGACGCCCCGGTGACCTTCGAGGCCGACGGCACCACCTTCCACGGCAGCCTCCGCAACCCGGACGGAGCCGCGGTGGCCGCCGCACTGCTGCTCCCGGGCAGCGGCACCACCGATCGCAACGGCAACCAGCCCGGCTGGGCGGCCGACACCCTGGTGCGCACCGCGGACGCACTCGCCGCCCACGGCATCGCGAGCCTGCGCTTCGACAAGATCGGGGCCGGTGAGACGGGCCTCGGGTCCTACACGGTCGAGACCATCGGCGAGTACGGCTTCACCGAGCAGGTCGACCACGCCGGAGCCGCGGTGCGTCTGCTCGCTGAACACACCGGAATCTCCCCCGAGGAGATCCTCGTCCTCGGACACAGCGAGGGTGCACTGACCGCGCTCGCACTCGCCGATCGCGGTATCGGAAGCGGCTTCGCACTTCTCGCTCCGCTGCCGATGCGCTACCTGGACCTGCTGACCGCCCAGCTGAATGCCGTGGTGGATTCCGGACAGCTCGGCCCCGACGGCGAGGCGGTCCGGGCCGACCTGCCGCGTGCCGTCGAGTCGCTGCGGACGACCGGGGCCTTCCCCACCGATCTGCACCCGATCCTCGCGCAGTTCGGCATGAACCCCGCGAACGCGAAGTTCCTCTTCGAGTCCGACCAGCTCGACCCGGTTGAGCTCGCCGCGGAGCTGGCGGCCGACACCCCGGTGCTGCTCACCTGTTCCGACAAGGACCTGAACATCAACTGCGCGCAGGTCGAGCCGCTGCGAAACGCCCTCGCCCACACCGACCTGCAGTTCGAGCACTTCACCACCGCCAACCACAGTCTCGAGGAACTCGGCCCGCTGCAGCCCGGCCCGGCCGACCAGGTGGCGCTGCTGCCCACCTCGTTCGAGTTCTCGGCGGCGATCGACAGTTGGGCGGCCGCACGCGGTCGCTGACTGTCGTGTTGTAGGTGATTGTCGTGGTGTAACTCGGGTATCCCGGGCACATGACAGCACTGCACGCCGTGGCCCTGAACTGCACGCTCAAGCCGTCCCCCGCCGAGTCCAGCACCGACAAGATGGTGGCGCACGTGTTCGACGCACTGTCGAAGCACGACGTCAGCGTCGAAACCGTCCGGGTCGTCGACTTCGACGTCAAGCCCGGTGTCGAAGCCGACATGGGCGATGGGGATCAATGGCCGGAGATCGTCGAGCGCATCGTCTCGGCCGACATCCTGCTCGTCGCCACACCGACCTGGGTGGGACACATGTCGAGCGTCGCCCAGCGCGTCCTCGAGCGGCTCGATGCCGAACTGTCGAACACCGACGACGAGAACCGTCCACGCATGGTGGGCAAGGTCGGGATCGCCGCAGTCGTCGGCAACGAGGACGGCGCGCACAAGATCGTCGCCGACCTGTTCCAGAGCCTCAACGACATCGGTTTCTCGATCCCTGCGCAGAGCTCGACCTACTGGAACGGCGAGGCGATGTCAGGCACCGACTTCAAGGATCTCGACGAGATCCCCGAAGCGGTGCGCTCGACCACCGAATCCGTCGCCCGCAACGCCGTACACCTGGCGACGCTGTTGCGTCAGCGCCAGTACGCGCCCTACCCGGGATGAACCCACCCGCCGGCCGAACGCCGACGGTCAGCGACTGACGGCCTTCTGGTACCTGCGGATCGCGAATGGCACGAACACGATCAGCATCAACGCTGTCCACATCAGCGACGCGAGGACCGGATTCTGCAGGGGCCACACGTCGGGGGGCGGCACCATGGGATTGGTGTTGCCGAACAGTTCGCGGACCGCCTGCGTGACGGCCGAGATGGGATTCCATTCGGCGATGACGCGCAGCACCGTCGGCATCGACGACGGGTCGACGAACGTGTTGGCGATGAACGACAGCGGGAAGATCACCATGAAGCTCGCGTTGTTGAAGACCTCGGGTGTGCGGATCCACATGCCGATCACGGCCATCACCCACGACAGGGCGTAGGCGAACAACAACAGCAACAGGTAGCCGGCGAGCGCCTCACCGACCGAGGTGTTGATCCGCCACCCCACGAGAAGACCGGTCAACGACATCACCACGAGGCTGAGCACATTGATCAGCACGTCGGTGCTGGTGCGTCCGATGAGCACCGCGGACGGGGCCATCGGCAGCGACCGGAACCGGTCGATGATGCCCTTCTGCAGGTCTTCGACCATCCCGAGGCCCGTCCAGGTGGATCCGAAGATGACCGTCTGGGTGAAGATGCCTGCGATGAGGAACTCCCGGTACGAGACGCCGGGAACGTCGATCGCGCTGCCGAAGACGTATGCGAAGAGCAGCACGAACATGATCGGCGACAGCGTCGTGAAGACCAGCAGATCCGGCACACGCTTGATCTTGATCATGTTGCGCTTGGCAATGGTCAGGCCGTCGGATGCGACCATCTCGAGTGTGTTCACGACACCGCCTCCTCGACCTTCTCGTCCGTGCCGCGACCGGTGAGCGTGAGGAACACGTCGTCGAGGGTCGGTTTCCGCAGTGCGACGTCGGAGACCCGGATGCCCGCGGCCGACAGCTTCCCGAGCGCCATCACGAGCCCGTCGGTTCCGCCGCCCGAGTCGCCGCTGACCGGCACGGTGATGCGGCCGGTACTGCGCTCGACCCTGACCTCCCCGGACGCCACCGATTCGAGCTCGCGAACCGCGCGGTCGCGCTGATCGGTGTCGGTCACGGCGAGTTCGATGCGTTCGCCACCGACGCGGCTCTTGAGCTCGTCGGCCGTGCCGCGGGCGATGACCGTGCCCCGATCGATCACGACGATGTCGTCGGCGAGGCGTTCGGCCTCGTCCATGTACTGCGTCGTCAGCAGCAGCGTCGTGCCGCGTTGCACGAGGGTGTCGATGACGTCCCACAACCCGAGGCGGGCCCGCGGATCGAGACCCGTCGTGGGTTCGTCGAGGAACAGCACCGGAGGATCGGCGACGAGCGCACCGGCGAGGTCGAGGCGGCGTCGCATACCGCCCGAATAACCCTTGACCGGGCGATCGCCCGCTTCTTCGAGATCGAACTGTTCGAGCAACTCGCGTGCCCGGAGGCGACTGCGTTTGGCGCCGAGGTGGTACAGCCGGCCGACCATCTCGAGGTTCTCGAAGCCTGTGAGATATTCGTCGACCGCCGCGTACTGCCCCGATGCTCCGATCCTGGAGCGGAGCTTTCGCGCCTCGGTGAGGACGTCGTATCCCGCCACTTCGGCGCGACCGGCATCGGGGACGAGCAGTGTCGTCAACACCCGCACCGTGGTGGTCTTTCCGGCCCCATTGGGCCCGAGCAGCGCGGTGACCGTCCCCTCCGGCACTCGCAGATCTACCCCGTCGAGCGCTCTGAGCTGCCCGTATGTCTTGATCAGTCCTTCTGCAACTATGGCGTCGGCCATCAGTTTCTCCCCTGACTGTGGTGGTGAGCACAGTGTGCACGAAGAGACCGACACGGTTCGACGGGTTTTCTCATCGCTCCGCCGGGAGGATCGCTCAGCCCGTCACCCGGGCGGCGTTGCCGGCGTCGATCGGCAGCACGGTGCCGGAGATGTGTGCGGACGCCTCGTCGGCGAAGAACAGAACCGCACGGGTGACCTCGGCCGGGTCGAGCCACGGCACCGGTTGTGCGTGCAGGGAGGTGAACACCGGAGCGACATCGTCGGCGGT
This window of the Rhodococcus pyridinivorans genome carries:
- a CDS encoding flavodoxin family protein; the encoded protein is MTALHAVALNCTLKPSPAESSTDKMVAHVFDALSKHDVSVETVRVVDFDVKPGVEADMGDGDQWPEIVERIVSADILLVATPTWVGHMSSVAQRVLERLDAELSNTDDENRPRMVGKVGIAAVVGNEDGAHKIVADLFQSLNDIGFSIPAQSSTYWNGEAMSGTDFKDLDEIPEAVRSTTESVARNAVHLATLLRQRQYAPYPG
- the hsaA gene encoding 3-hydroxy-9,10-secoandrosta-1,3,5(10)-triene-9,17-dione monooxygenase oxygenase subunit, giving the protein MGDHDSHEVLQRIDALLPTLRERAQEAENLRRVPDDSIKELQEAGFFKLLQPAQWGGYEADPVTFFTAVRNIASACGSTGWVSGIIGVHNWHLALFDQQAQEEVWGDDTDVRISSSYAPMGAGEVVDGGYKVNGAWAWSSGCDHASWVVVGGPVIKDGRPVDFGSFLIPRSEYEIDDVWHVVGLRGTGSNTIKVKDVFVPRHRFLSFKAMNDLASPGLERNTAPVYKMPWGTIHPTTISTPIVGMAYGAYEAHVEHQGKRVRAAYAGEKAKDDPFAKVRIAEASSDIDAAWRQLSGNVADEYAHLLAGEEVPMELRLRARRDQVRATGRAITSIDRLFENSGATALADGTPIQRFWRDAHAGRVHAANDAERAYVMFGAAEFGLPITDTMV
- a CDS encoding MaoC/PaaZ C-terminal domain-containing protein — protein: MPIDPSVAVGAELPAQEFEWSSTDVQLYNLGIGAGSHPTDAGELRYLRDRGPQVLPTFATVAATFHQVEPPKVSFPGIEIDLAKVVHGSQEVTVHAPIPASGKGRTVTRIAEVWDKGKAAVVVQESVTEDLDGNPLWTARSSIFARGEGGFGGERGPSESVEYPDREPDAEFDVPTLPQQALLYRLCGDRNPLHSDPEFASAAGFPAPILHGLCTYGIVCKAVTDGLLDADASRVKGFRARFAGVVFPGETLRVRVWNDGDRKLVTVSVIERDLDPALADVVLTVA
- a CDS encoding cholesterol oxidase substrate-binding domain-containing protein; its protein translation is MTLRDSSPRLSRRGFLAAGAGALAVSALGGWTPVHAVPSGSAASTLPTPPVFPDGIDLYQQAYQNWSKEIMLDAIWTCAPRTPDDVVRLVNWAHENGYTIRPRGAMHGWTPLTIVNGAPVDRVILADTMLHLDWVQVNPGGSPATVTAGPGATLDVITTALQDHGLGLANLPAPGVLSIAGALAVNAHGAALPANGESTLPGHTFGSLSNLVTELTAVVWDGSAYALRTFTRADPEITPLLTHLGRTFITSVTLQAGPNYRMRCQSFTDITWQELFSPAGSPGRTFESFVDSAGRAEAIWYPFTERPWMKVWSLAPEKPATSREVTGPYNYPFSDNVPEPITDLLGHITAGNTSIAPAFGQTYYGVTVAGLAATGSSDIWGWSKDLQFYIKATTLRLTEGGGAVLTNRTNIANVIHDFAHWFSERIEHYRSLGQFPLNGPVEIRCCGLDRPEDVLVPSAGPPTIASTRPRPDHPEWDTAIWLNVLGVPGTPGMFAFYREMEQWMRQRYNGSDSTFRPEWSKGWAFGPDLPYTDEQILTQGLPDTYREGVPSDENWDSARAVYNRLDPHRVFSNTFIDTLLP
- a CDS encoding Rieske 2Fe-2S domain-containing protein encodes the protein MAQIREIDVGEVRTRFARGWHCLGLSRTFKDGKPHAVEAFGTKLVVWADSNGDAKVLDAYCRHMGGDLSQGEIKGDSVACPFHDWRWGGNGKCTDIPYAKRVPPLARTRSWITMEKHGQLFVWNDPEGNTPPPEVTIPEIEQYGSDEWTDWTWNQIRIEGSNCREIIDNVVDMAHFFYIHYAFPTFFKNVFEGHIAEQYLNTRGRPDKGMATQYGLESTLESYAAYYGPSYMINPLKNNYGGYQTESVLINCHYPITHDSFMLQYGIIVKKPQGMSPEQSDVLAAKLTEGVGEGFLQDVEIWKNKTKIDNPLLCDEDGPVYQLRRWYEQFYVDVADVTEKMTGRFEFEVDTAKANEAWEKEVAENLERRKREEEQGKQEAEV
- the kstD gene encoding 3-oxosteroid 1-dehydrogenase gives rise to the protein MTKQEYDIVVVGSGAGGMTAAITAARKGADVVLIEKASRYGGSSARSGGGVWIPNNEALKSAGVDDTPEEARKYLHSIIGDGVPAEKIDTYIDRGPEMLSFVLKNSALELQWVPGYSDYYPEAPGGRPSGRSVEPAPFDGRRLGEDLALLEPDYARAPKNFVITQADYKWLNLLMRNPRGPVRAMRVGARFVWANITKKHLLVRGQALMAGLRIGLRDAGVPLLLETALTDLVVEDGVVRGVEVVANGEKCVIRARKGVILASGGFEHNAEMRAQYQRQPIGTEWTVGAKANTGDGIRAGQKLGAAVDFMDDAWWGPSFTLTGGPWFALSERSLPGCLMVNAAGKRFVNESAPYVEATHAMYGGKHGRGEGPGENIPSWLILDQRYRDRYTFAGITPRTPFPRRWLEAGVLVKAGSVAELAEKIGVPADALTETVQRFNGFARAGKDEDFGRGESHYDHYYGDPRNKPNPSLGVVDKAPFYAFKVVPGDLGTKGGLVTDVHGRVVREDGSVIDGLYATGNASSPVMGHTYAGPGATIGPAMTFGYLAALDILDRTRDERAEELRESADTV
- a CDS encoding daunorubicin resistance protein DrrA family ABC transporter ATP-binding protein; translated protein: MADAIVAEGLIKTYGQLRALDGVDLRVPEGTVTALLGPNGAGKTTTVRVLTTLLVPDAGRAEVAGYDVLTEARKLRSRIGASGQYAAVDEYLTGFENLEMVGRLYHLGAKRSRLRARELLEQFDLEEAGDRPVKGYSGGMRRRLDLAGALVADPPVLFLDEPTTGLDPRARLGLWDVIDTLVQRGTTLLLTTQYMDEAERLADDIVVIDRGTVIARGTADELKSRVGGERIELAVTDTDQRDRAVRELESVASGEVRVERSTGRITVPVSGDSGGGTDGLVMALGKLSAAGIRVSDVALRKPTLDDVFLTLTGRGTDEKVEEAVS
- a CDS encoding ABC transporter permease, whose amino-acid sequence is MVASDGLTIAKRNMIKIKRVPDLLVFTTLSPIMFVLLFAYVFGSAIDVPGVSYREFLIAGIFTQTVIFGSTWTGLGMVEDLQKGIIDRFRSLPMAPSAVLIGRTSTDVLINVLSLVVMSLTGLLVGWRINTSVGEALAGYLLLLLFAYALSWVMAVIGMWIRTPEVFNNASFMVIFPLSFIANTFVDPSSMPTVLRVIAEWNPISAVTQAVRELFGNTNPMVPPPDVWPLQNPVLASLMWTALMLIVFVPFAIRRYQKAVSR
- a CDS encoding alpha/beta hydrolase family protein; amino-acid sequence: MRNVRRWIGAAAVPVLVLAGGVTLAGTAVALPDTGSVAVSNGTDAPVTFEADGTTFHGSLRNPDGAAVAAALLLPGSGTTDRNGNQPGWAADTLVRTADALAAHGIASLRFDKIGAGETGLGSYTVETIGEYGFTEQVDHAGAAVRLLAEHTGISPEEILVLGHSEGALTALALADRGIGSGFALLAPLPMRYLDLLTAQLNAVVDSGQLGPDGEAVRADLPRAVESLRTTGAFPTDLHPILAQFGMNPANAKFLFESDQLDPVELAAELAADTPVLLTCSDKDLNINCAQVEPLRNALAHTDLQFEHFTTANHSLEELGPLQPGPADQVALLPTSFEFSAAIDSWAAARGR